The following coding sequences are from one Niveibacterium umoris window:
- a CDS encoding ABC transporter ATP-binding protein: protein MMRNMNPDTSPVLEAVDLLKRVDGVDGPLTILQQISFAVDAGETIAIVGESGSGKSTLLGLLAGLDVPTSGGVRLRGNELFSLDEDGRAALRGESLGFVFQAFQLLPALTALENVMMPLELAARRDAAVVARRWLDRVGLTHRTGHYPKHLSGGEQQRVALARAFAVQPAVLLADEPTGNLDAVTGEQIADLMFDLNREAGTTLVLVTHDERLAARCGRVIRMAAGQLVSDSLRAVA from the coding sequence ATGATGCGCAACATGAACCCGGATACCTCGCCCGTATTGGAAGCAGTGGATTTGCTCAAACGCGTCGACGGTGTCGACGGCCCGCTCACAATTCTGCAGCAGATCAGCTTCGCGGTTGATGCGGGCGAAACGATCGCCATCGTCGGCGAATCGGGTTCGGGCAAGAGCACGCTGCTCGGACTGCTGGCGGGGCTCGATGTTCCCACCTCGGGAGGCGTCAGACTGCGTGGAAACGAACTGTTTTCGCTGGACGAAGACGGGCGTGCCGCGCTGCGTGGCGAATCCCTCGGTTTCGTGTTCCAGGCGTTCCAGCTGTTGCCGGCACTGACCGCGCTTGAAAACGTGATGATGCCGCTGGAACTTGCAGCGCGTCGTGACGCCGCTGTCGTCGCGCGACGCTGGCTCGACCGGGTGGGGCTGACTCACCGCACCGGGCACTATCCGAAGCACTTGTCCGGTGGCGAGCAACAGCGTGTGGCGCTGGCGCGCGCGTTCGCGGTGCAGCCGGCGGTGCTGCTCGCGGACGAACCGACCGGGAACCTCGACGCCGTTACCGGCGAGCAGATTGCCGACCTCATGTTCGACCTGAACCGCGAAGCCGGCACCACGCTGGTTCTCGTGACCCACGATGAACGACTCGCCGCGCGCTGCGGCCGGGTTATCCGCATGGCGGCCGGACAACTCGTCAGCGACAGCCTGCGCGCAGTGGCGTAA
- a CDS encoding arylesterase — MLRIIALFCLLWSGVCHAGTVLVFGDSLSAGFGMRADQAWPTLLQARLKQQGFKQQVVNASVSGETTAGGRTRLPAALAQHKPDVVVLELGANDGLRGLPLKPMQENLTEMTRAARQAGAKVVIVGMRLPPNYGPDYTEKFHGSFASVAKTEGAALVPFLMDGFAQTSEWFQADGLHPTPAAQPRLLDNVWPAIRPLLKR, encoded by the coding sequence ATGTTGCGCATCATCGCTTTGTTCTGTCTTCTCTGGTCTGGAGTGTGCCACGCGGGCACGGTGCTGGTGTTTGGCGATTCCCTCTCGGCCGGTTTCGGCATGCGCGCCGATCAGGCATGGCCGACCCTGTTGCAGGCGCGCCTGAAGCAACAAGGCTTCAAACAACAGGTGGTCAATGCCAGCGTCAGCGGTGAAACAACGGCCGGCGGGCGCACACGCCTTCCCGCCGCGCTTGCCCAGCACAAGCCAGACGTCGTGGTGCTGGAGCTGGGCGCCAACGACGGCCTGCGCGGACTCCCGCTCAAGCCGATGCAGGAGAACCTCACCGAAATGACCCGCGCGGCGCGACAAGCCGGCGCGAAGGTCGTGATCGTCGGCATGCGCCTGCCCCCGAACTACGGCCCCGACTACACCGAAAAGTTCCACGGCAGCTTTGCCAGCGTCGCAAAAACGGAAGGCGCGGCACTGGTGCCCTTCCTGATGGATGGATTCGCGCAGACAAGCGAATGGTTCCAGGCCGACGGCCTTCACCCCACCCCGGCCGCCCAGCCCCGCCTGCTGGACAATGTGTGGCCCGCCATCCGGCCCTTGCTCAAGCGCTAG
- the selD gene encoding selenide, water dikinase SelD — translation MEIKLTQFSHGGGCGCKIAPAVLSRLLAAAPAGLVPAELMVGNETSDDAAVYRLNDTQALVATTDFFTPIVDDPYDFGRIAATNAISDVYAMGGQPILALSLLGMPLDKLPLDVVGRILEGGAAVCREAGVPIAGGHSIDIPEPIYGLVALGIVHPDQVKRNADAQAGDVLILGKPLGVGVLSAALKKGRLDDAGYAEMIRHTTKLNRVGTALAKMPAVHALTDVTGFGLAGHLLEIARGSKLAALVSFEALPLIEQAIAFAREGMATGASGRNWNGYGADVLTPDGFEAWQRVLVTDPQTSGGLLVSCAPHAADAVLAAFRDDGFGEAAVIGQLVEGPAMVRIG, via the coding sequence ATGGAAATCAAACTGACGCAATTTTCCCACGGCGGCGGCTGCGGCTGCAAAATCGCCCCCGCCGTGCTTTCCCGCCTGCTGGCTGCGGCCCCGGCAGGGCTGGTTCCCGCCGAATTGATGGTGGGCAACGAAACGTCGGACGATGCCGCTGTGTATCGTCTCAACGACACGCAGGCCCTGGTCGCGACCACCGATTTCTTTACCCCGATCGTCGATGACCCTTACGACTTCGGGCGCATTGCTGCGACCAATGCAATCTCGGATGTCTACGCCATGGGTGGCCAGCCGATCCTGGCGCTGTCGCTGCTCGGCATGCCGCTCGACAAACTGCCGCTGGACGTCGTCGGTCGCATCCTCGAGGGTGGCGCGGCGGTCTGTCGCGAGGCCGGCGTCCCGATCGCGGGTGGCCATTCGATCGATATCCCGGAACCGATCTATGGTCTTGTGGCGCTGGGAATCGTGCACCCGGACCAGGTCAAGCGTAACGCCGACGCCCAGGCAGGTGACGTACTGATCCTCGGCAAGCCGCTCGGCGTTGGCGTGCTGAGTGCTGCGCTGAAGAAAGGGCGCCTGGATGATGCGGGCTACGCCGAAATGATCCGCCACACCACCAAACTCAATCGGGTAGGCACTGCACTCGCAAAGATGCCGGCGGTGCATGCACTGACCGACGTCACCGGTTTCGGCCTTGCCGGGCATCTGCTCGAAATCGCGCGGGGTTCGAAGCTTGCCGCGCTCGTTTCGTTCGAGGCTTTGCCGCTGATCGAACAGGCGATTGCGTTTGCCAGGGAGGGCATGGCAACCGGGGCCTCGGGCCGCAACTGGAACGGTTACGGCGCCGACGTGCTGACACCGGACGGTTTCGAAGCCTGGCAGCGCGTGCTGGTGACCGATCCCCAGACCTCGGGTGGCTTGCTGGTAAGTTGTGCGCCGCATGCCGCCGACGCCGTTCTGGCTGCGTTCCGTGACGATGGCTTCGGGGAGGCCGCGGTGATCGGTCAGTTGGTCGAGGGGCCCGCGATGGTGCGGATCGGCTGA
- the mnmH gene encoding tRNA 2-selenouridine(34) synthase MnmH: MQTPRGIARISDLDGFDEIIDVRSPAEFADDHIPGAINCPVLDNEQRAQIGTIYKQVSAFDARKLGAALVAENIARHLIAKFQDKPKHWRPLVYCWRGGQRSGAFTTWMRMIGWDACQLEGGYKTFRHHVVEQLATLPQTFRMVVVCGATGSGKTRLLDALGAAGAQVLDLEGHARHKGSVLGRLPGIPQPTQKTFETELWTRLSRFDAARPVFVEAESRKIGSIHIPDTLIAHMRASPCVAIEASRDARLKFLLEDYAYLGNDVRDLQERIECLRSFQSNETIDQWHAYAQQGDLARLFAEFIDKHYDPLYRRSQNHNYQQFPQARQCVVDDLSPATLAKVADDLIHSIT, encoded by the coding sequence ATGCAGACACCGCGCGGCATCGCCCGCATTTCCGATCTTGATGGCTTCGACGAGATCATCGACGTACGTTCGCCGGCCGAATTCGCCGACGACCACATCCCCGGCGCCATCAACTGCCCGGTGCTCGACAACGAGCAACGTGCGCAGATCGGGACAATCTACAAACAAGTGTCTGCCTTCGATGCCCGCAAGCTCGGTGCGGCTCTGGTCGCAGAAAACATCGCGCGCCACCTGATCGCGAAGTTCCAGGACAAGCCCAAGCACTGGCGCCCGCTGGTGTATTGCTGGCGCGGCGGCCAACGCAGCGGGGCCTTTACGACCTGGATGCGGATGATCGGTTGGGACGCCTGCCAGCTCGAAGGCGGTTACAAGACCTTCCGCCACCACGTCGTCGAACAACTCGCCACGCTTCCGCAAACATTCCGCATGGTCGTCGTCTGCGGTGCCACCGGCAGCGGCAAGACGCGCCTGCTCGATGCGCTGGGTGCGGCCGGCGCGCAGGTGCTGGATCTGGAGGGGCACGCCCGCCACAAGGGGTCGGTGCTGGGCAGGCTGCCGGGCATTCCGCAGCCGACGCAGAAGACTTTCGAGACGGAACTATGGACGCGGTTATCCCGCTTTGATGCCGCCCGCCCGGTGTTCGTGGAAGCCGAGAGTCGCAAGATCGGCAGCATTCACATTCCCGACACCCTGATCGCGCACATGCGTGCCAGCCCGTGCGTGGCGATCGAGGCGAGCCGCGACGCGCGTCTGAAATTCCTGCTGGAGGACTATGCCTACCTCGGCAACGATGTCCGCGACCTGCAGGAGCGGATCGAGTGCCTGCGGAGTTTCCAGAGCAACGAGACGATCGATCAATGGCACGCCTATGCGCAGCAAGGCGACCTCGCCCGGCTGTTCGCGGAGTTCATCGACAAGCACTACGACCCGCTCTATCGCCGCTCGCAGAACCACAATTACCAGCAGTTTCCGCAAGCGCGGCAATGCGTGGTCGACGACCTGTCGCCCGCCACGCTGGCGAAGGTCGCCGACGACTTGATCCACTCGATCACATGA
- a CDS encoding RNA recognition motif domain-containing protein, with the protein MNLWIANINPDATDDDIRELVKKYCGVDVPEIRREPGDGTRPAAELIFPDVGSSVLQEFQGRLHGMFWKERKISVQVM; encoded by the coding sequence ATGAACCTTTGGATTGCAAACATCAACCCTGACGCCACCGACGACGACATCCGCGAACTGGTCAAGAAATACTGCGGCGTGGACGTGCCGGAGATTCGTCGCGAGCCCGGCGATGGAACGCGCCCGGCTGCAGAGCTGATTTTTCCCGATGTAGGCAGTTCGGTGCTTCAGGAATTCCAGGGCCGGCTGCACGGCATGTTCTGGAAGGAGCGCAAGATCAGCGTTCAGGTCATGTGA
- a CDS encoding class I SAM-dependent methyltransferase, protein MSDASAPASGQSAQLRVPGAPSAWVIAHATLIPNGAVLDLASGLGRHARWLAERGHSVVAVDRDAEALATMAGVPGIECRHCDLEGEHWALSGERYAGIVVTNYLFRPRMAELAQMLAPGGVLIYETFMHGQQRFGRPHNPDFLLAPDELKQWALAHGLEVLAFGQGDISEPRAMCVQHLCARRPVVSVCDFPNREAMR, encoded by the coding sequence GTGTCTGATGCCAGTGCGCCCGCTTCCGGGCAAAGCGCGCAATTGCGGGTGCCCGGAGCGCCTTCGGCCTGGGTGATTGCCCATGCGACCTTGATCCCCAATGGCGCAGTGCTGGATCTTGCCAGCGGGCTCGGCCGCCACGCTCGCTGGCTGGCAGAACGCGGGCACTCGGTCGTTGCGGTGGATCGCGATGCAGAGGCGCTGGCGACCATGGCCGGCGTGCCCGGTATCGAATGCCGTCACTGCGATCTCGAAGGCGAGCACTGGGCGTTGTCAGGCGAACGCTATGCGGGGATAGTGGTTACGAACTACCTGTTCCGCCCGCGCATGGCTGAGCTGGCGCAAATGCTCGCGCCCGGAGGGGTGTTGATATACGAGACGTTCATGCATGGGCAACAGCGCTTCGGGCGCCCGCACAATCCGGATTTCCTGTTGGCGCCCGACGAGCTCAAACAGTGGGCGTTGGCACATGGGCTGGAAGTGCTTGCGTTCGGGCAAGGCGATATCAGCGAACCCCGTGCAATGTGTGTGCAGCATCTGTGCGCCCGGCGCCCTGTGGTGTCGGTCTGCGATTTTCCTAATAGGGAGGCGATGCGATGA
- a CDS encoding GNAT family N-acetyltransferase: MDEQHYLSPLFVPQVVAVIGATPREGALGNVLVQNMLDSGFKGKLYSVNPKYQEVLGTPCVHSIGDVPQRVDLAVVATPAPTVPDVIAACGRARVRTAVILSAGFAESGADGAAMERDIVRLAEKHGIRILGPNSLGIARAIAGLNATFAHAAPKAGSIGFISQSGALCAAILDWAKTTNVGFSSVVSLGGSCDLDFGEILDYMIWDFRTESILLYIEGIRDARRFMSALRTAARAKPIMVIKVGRHPSGSRAAHSHTGSIVGEDVVFDAALRRAGVIRLKYLTQMFAATQALFTRFRPRGNRLAIITNGGGPGVMAADRAGDLGIPLAELSPQTVAALNRDLPRAWSHDNPIDMVGDADPDRYARTLETVLADPGVDGVLAILTPQAMTKPLEVAQRVVEIDKKAEKPVLCCWMGEALVASARELFVANGIPSYRTPEPAIDLFSQISAYYQNQKLLTQVPAPLSSLDPPNVDAAKQIIDRAIDDGRNTLTREEARQVLAAFHIPVRRTLVAHTAAQAVTMSYELGFPVTMRPNAMLHQRVSTGPKRYPASAVAAHLAFEELMDDLRNRDEDSTHHGVAIEPRIEIATARGLLLAVSRDPVFGPVISFGEHGVDAEGLDGRTVALPPLNDFLAKDLIRSHRIANRLGAWRGLPAVAMERLEFVLLRLSEMVCELPWVRSVDIQPLVADENDVIAVDVRIVVGRVPKSAGRYDHMAIHPYPGNLVHHIELFDGREVLVRPIMPEDATLEQEFVRRLSPETKYYRFMSALSELPPQMLAKLTQIDYDREMAFVATIDRDGIEYELGVCRYAANPDGKSCEFAIVVSDDAKGTGLAQNMMDILILCAKERGLLEMKGMFLTDNDRMLRFVRKIGFVLTNDPEDNSIKLGSLDIQAYKPVGARG; this comes from the coding sequence ATGGACGAGCAGCACTACCTCTCCCCCCTCTTCGTGCCGCAGGTCGTCGCGGTTATTGGCGCAACGCCGCGTGAAGGGGCGCTCGGCAATGTTCTGGTGCAGAACATGCTCGACAGCGGCTTCAAGGGCAAGCTGTATTCGGTCAATCCGAAGTACCAGGAAGTGCTCGGCACCCCATGCGTGCACAGCATTGGCGATGTGCCGCAGCGGGTCGACCTCGCGGTGGTGGCGACACCCGCGCCGACGGTGCCGGATGTGATCGCGGCCTGCGGGCGCGCCCGTGTGCGCACCGCGGTCATCCTCTCCGCCGGATTCGCGGAAAGCGGCGCGGATGGCGCGGCGATGGAGCGCGACATCGTGCGACTGGCCGAGAAACACGGCATCCGCATTCTCGGGCCAAACAGCCTTGGCATCGCCCGTGCGATTGCCGGCCTCAACGCCACTTTTGCGCACGCGGCGCCCAAGGCGGGCAGCATCGGCTTCATCTCGCAATCGGGCGCCCTGTGTGCAGCGATCCTCGACTGGGCCAAGACCACCAACGTCGGGTTCTCGAGCGTCGTATCGCTGGGGGGATCCTGCGACCTGGACTTCGGCGAGATCCTCGATTACATGATCTGGGATTTCCGCACCGAGAGCATCCTGCTCTACATCGAAGGCATCCGCGATGCGCGCCGCTTCATGAGCGCATTGCGTACCGCCGCCCGTGCCAAGCCGATCATGGTGATCAAGGTCGGTCGGCATCCGTCCGGCTCGCGCGCCGCGCATTCGCACACCGGCTCCATCGTCGGCGAGGATGTGGTCTTCGACGCGGCCCTGCGACGTGCCGGCGTGATCCGGCTGAAGTACCTGACACAGATGTTTGCCGCCACGCAGGCGCTGTTTACCCGCTTCCGGCCGCGCGGCAACCGGCTGGCGATCATCACCAACGGTGGCGGCCCTGGCGTGATGGCCGCCGACCGCGCAGGTGACCTCGGCATCCCGCTGGCAGAGCTGTCGCCGCAGACGGTCGCGGCGCTCAACCGCGACCTGCCGCGCGCCTGGTCACACGACAACCCGATCGACATGGTCGGCGACGCAGACCCGGACCGTTACGCACGCACCCTCGAAACGGTGCTCGCCGACCCCGGCGTCGATGGCGTGCTGGCGATCCTCACGCCGCAGGCGATGACCAAACCGCTCGAAGTCGCGCAACGCGTCGTCGAGATCGACAAAAAGGCCGAGAAGCCGGTGCTCTGCTGCTGGATGGGCGAAGCCCTCGTCGCCTCGGCACGCGAACTCTTCGTTGCCAACGGGATCCCGAGCTACCGCACGCCGGAACCGGCGATCGACCTGTTTTCGCAGATCTCCGCCTACTACCAGAACCAGAAGCTGCTGACGCAGGTGCCTGCACCGCTCTCCAGCCTGGATCCGCCCAATGTCGACGCAGCCAAGCAAATCATCGATCGCGCCATCGATGATGGGCGCAACACCCTGACGCGCGAGGAAGCGCGCCAGGTGCTGGCCGCCTTCCATATCCCAGTTCGCCGCACGCTGGTGGCACATACCGCCGCGCAGGCGGTAACGATGTCGTACGAACTGGGCTTTCCGGTGACGATGCGCCCGAACGCGATGCTGCACCAGCGCGTGAGCACCGGGCCGAAGCGCTACCCGGCAAGCGCCGTGGCGGCCCATCTGGCCTTCGAAGAACTGATGGACGATCTGCGCAATCGCGACGAAGACAGCACCCATCATGGCGTTGCGATCGAACCGCGGATCGAGATCGCGACCGCGCGCGGCCTGCTGCTCGCGGTGTCGCGCGATCCGGTGTTCGGGCCGGTGATCTCGTTCGGCGAACACGGCGTCGACGCCGAGGGACTGGACGGCCGCACGGTCGCGCTGCCGCCACTCAACGACTTCCTTGCGAAGGATCTGATCCGCTCGCACCGCATCGCCAATCGCCTCGGTGCCTGGCGCGGACTCCCGGCCGTCGCGATGGAACGGCTCGAATTCGTGCTGCTGCGGCTCTCGGAAATGGTCTGCGAACTGCCCTGGGTGCGCTCGGTCGATATCCAGCCGCTGGTGGCCGATGAAAATGACGTCATCGCGGTGGATGTGCGCATCGTCGTCGGCCGTGTGCCGAAGAGCGCCGGTCGCTACGACCACATGGCGATCCACCCCTACCCCGGGAATCTGGTGCACCACATCGAATTGTTCGACGGACGCGAGGTGCTGGTGCGGCCGATCATGCCGGAGGACGCCACGCTGGAGCAGGAATTCGTGCGACGCCTCTCGCCGGAGACCAAGTACTACCGCTTCATGAGCGCGCTCTCCGAACTGCCGCCGCAGATGCTCGCCAAGCTCACCCAGATCGATTACGACCGCGAGATGGCCTTCGTGGCGACGATCGATCGCGACGGGATCGAGTACGAATTGGGCGTCTGCCGCTACGCCGCCAACCCCGACGGCAAGAGCTGCGAGTTCGCCATCGTCGTGTCGGACGATGCCAAGGGCACCGGCCTTGCGCAGAACATGATGGATATCCTGATCCTGTGCGCGAAGGAACGCGGGCTGCTCGAAATGAAGGGCATGTTCCTCACCGACAACGACCGCATGCTCAGATTCGTGCGCAAGATCGGCTTCGTGCTGACTAACGACCCGGAAGACAACTCGATTAAACTCGGCTCCCTCGACATTCAAGCCTACAAACCTGTCGGAGCACGCGGATGA
- a CDS encoding putative quinol monooxygenase, which yields MSKPPIHVITLAEVVPQHEAEVVRVLRQVAELTRQEEGCLRYDLYRDSGTPMRINTIEVWADEASLNRHMNAPHVKTAIMALIGKLAGIPQFRVLQAIDEFEVS from the coding sequence ATGAGCAAGCCACCCATTCACGTCATCACCCTGGCGGAAGTGGTACCCCAACACGAAGCGGAAGTGGTGCGTGTTCTGCGCCAGGTCGCGGAGCTGACTCGCCAGGAAGAAGGCTGTCTGCGCTACGACCTGTACCGCGACAGCGGCACGCCGATGCGCATCAACACGATTGAAGTATGGGCCGATGAGGCCTCGCTCAACCGACACATGAACGCCCCGCACGTCAAGACTGCAATCATGGCGCTGATCGGCAAGCTCGCCGGGATTCCGCAGTTCCGCGTGCTGCAGGCGATCGACGAGTTCGAAGTCTCCTGA
- a CDS encoding DNA-3-methyladenine glycosylase I has protein sequence MCGPLTRCHWVTQDPEYLDYHDTEWGVPVTDEHSLFECLTLEGAQAGLSWLTILRKREGYRRAFAAFDPARVARFDSADVERLVGDAAIVRHRGKIEATIGNARAWLALHERGIDPVVWLWSFVDGYPRQATGPTQSSTAASEQMSRALQRAGFRFVGSTTCHAFMQATGMVNDHAEACFRRAQVAQSAASFSLRKSAP, from the coding sequence ATGTGTGGTCCCCTCACACGGTGCCACTGGGTCACGCAGGATCCTGAATACCTCGACTACCACGACACCGAATGGGGCGTGCCGGTCACCGATGAGCACAGCCTGTTCGAATGTCTGACGCTGGAAGGTGCTCAGGCGGGCCTTTCATGGCTGACGATCCTTCGCAAGCGCGAAGGCTACCGGCGTGCGTTTGCCGCTTTCGACCCCGCGCGCGTTGCGCGATTCGACAGCGCCGACGTCGAACGACTGGTGGGCGACGCCGCAATCGTACGGCACCGCGGCAAGATCGAAGCGACGATCGGTAACGCGCGCGCCTGGCTGGCACTTCACGAACGCGGCATTGATCCGGTAGTGTGGCTTTGGTCGTTTGTGGATGGCTATCCGCGCCAGGCAACAGGCCCCACACAAAGCAGCACAGCGGCATCTGAACAGATGAGCCGCGCCCTGCAACGCGCCGGCTTCCGTTTCGTCGGCAGCACCACCTGCCACGCTTTCATGCAGGCGACGGGCATGGTCAATGACCATGCCGAAGCTTGTTTCCGCCGCGCCCAGGTCGCACAATCCGCGGCCAGCTTCAGTCTCAGGAAATCCGCGCCATGA
- a CDS encoding D-hexose-6-phosphate mutarotase — protein sequence MSDAVQHLDFNGLPAIRITAPNGAQATILQHGAQVVSWIPAGGEERLFLSERARFEPGVPVRGGIPICFPQFGSRGPLPKHGFVRTVSWDIESARAGSDFATATLVLNDDDVSRAIWPHAFRAELTVLISGQRMDVELGVSNPGDEPLRFTCALHSYLATREVEEARVEGLRGLRYLDAVRGTEHKESGTELMIEAETDRIYFEAAKPIMLAEPRRALGISGENLPDVVVWNPWEHLSATLPDMTPLGFRRMLCIEHGAIGRPVELAPGAEWWGRQSLVVL from the coding sequence ATGAGCGACGCAGTCCAGCACCTCGACTTCAACGGCCTGCCGGCCATCCGAATCACCGCGCCGAACGGCGCACAGGCGACCATCCTGCAACATGGCGCCCAGGTGGTCAGCTGGATTCCCGCGGGCGGCGAGGAGCGGCTGTTCCTCAGCGAACGTGCCCGCTTTGAACCGGGCGTACCGGTGCGCGGCGGCATCCCGATCTGTTTCCCCCAATTCGGCTCGCGCGGCCCCCTGCCCAAACACGGTTTCGTCCGCACCGTCAGCTGGGACATTGAAAGTGCCCGCGCGGGCAGCGACTTCGCCACTGCCACCCTCGTCCTGAACGATGACGATGTGTCCCGCGCGATCTGGCCGCACGCGTTCCGCGCCGAGTTGACGGTGCTCATCTCTGGTCAGCGCATGGACGTCGAACTCGGCGTCAGCAATCCGGGCGATGAGCCGCTGCGGTTTACCTGCGCACTTCACAGCTATCTGGCCACGCGTGAGGTCGAAGAGGCGCGCGTTGAAGGCCTGCGCGGCCTGCGCTACCTCGATGCGGTGCGCGGCACCGAGCACAAGGAATCCGGCACCGAACTGATGATCGAAGCCGAAACCGATCGCATCTACTTCGAGGCCGCCAAGCCGATCATGCTGGCGGAACCCCGGCGCGCGCTCGGCATTTCCGGCGAGAACCTGCCTGACGTGGTGGTCTGGAACCCTTGGGAACACCTGTCGGCAACCTTGCCGGACATGACACCCCTCGGCTTTCGCCGCATGCTCTGTATCGAGCACGGTGCAATCGGCCGCCCGGTCGAACTGGCGCCTGGCGCAGAGTGGTGGGGCCGTCAGAGTCTGGTCGTTCTCTGA
- a CDS encoding phosphatase PAP2 family protein has translation MPDTLAPARRDKLAYHLLVWGPAAVLLACAVAVALTDTNASFFIALNHAAGTLPEVFWSSATALGTGACAFALVAPTLRAAPRLLAAALITGVFGGLYTHALKPLVDSARPAGVLAAEQIHIIGEKLTSHSFPSGHSVTAFALAATIVFFCRQRARAAALLLPLAALVAFSRIAVGAHWPLDVLAGSAGGWLCGAAGEALSRRWLVWQKPSAQMAMAVALIVMGATLAGTDLGYPQADPLKWLLAGVACFGGLLALHAKWLAREHAQ, from the coding sequence ATGCCTGACACTCTAGCGCCCGCCCGGCGCGACAAGCTCGCCTATCACCTCCTCGTCTGGGGCCCCGCAGCAGTGCTGCTGGCCTGCGCCGTTGCGGTCGCGCTGACAGATACCAACGCCTCGTTCTTCATTGCGTTGAACCACGCTGCCGGAACGCTGCCGGAGGTCTTCTGGTCGTCGGCAACGGCCCTGGGCACAGGGGCCTGCGCCTTTGCGCTGGTCGCTCCGACCTTGCGTGCTGCGCCGCGCCTGCTGGCGGCAGCCCTCATCACTGGCGTGTTCGGTGGCCTCTATACCCATGCCCTCAAACCGCTGGTGGATTCGGCCAGGCCGGCCGGCGTGCTCGCGGCCGAACAGATCCATATCATCGGCGAGAAGCTGACCAGCCACTCCTTCCCTTCCGGGCACTCGGTCACCGCCTTTGCGCTTGCCGCCACCATCGTTTTCTTTTGCCGTCAGCGCGCACGCGCTGCCGCGCTGCTTTTGCCACTCGCAGCGCTGGTTGCGTTTTCGCGCATCGCCGTCGGTGCGCACTGGCCGCTCGATGTGCTGGCCGGGTCGGCCGGCGGCTGGCTATGCGGTGCGGCCGGCGAAGCGCTGTCGCGGCGCTGGCTCGTCTGGCAGAAACCGTCTGCGCAGATGGCGATGGCGGTGGCTCTAATAGTGATGGGCGCGACGCTGGCCGGCACCGATCTGGGCTACCCGCAAGCCGACCCGCTCAAATGGCTGCTCGCCGGCGTCGCCTGCTTTGGTGGCTTGCTGGCGCTGCACGCGAAGTGGCTGGCGAGGGAGCACGCACAGTGA
- a CDS encoding lysylphosphatidylglycerol synthase domain-containing protein, with protein MKRVLALVISLALLGWLAASGNWRDVGARLAAIPPTTLLAALGGFLLSYLLRAARIRDEFADVARGHFWAMARVTTAHNAAINVVPFRGGEIALPVLLQREFGVPMGRALVSLLWLRMQDAFVVMLLAAWVWPGLPLWLRSLWSLGVLFAAWAIPAWARSHPVGAEAPAGWQGKLFKVRAALAHSTRGAVKSWAWTLSNWIVKLTAQTLLLGALIGQAGLLASAGVLGGELAAILPVQGVAGFGTYEAGVAAALTPHGITLASGLQAALALHLVIIAAAVSAGALAFVALPAGPKAKGNTP; from the coding sequence GTGAAACGCGTTCTCGCGCTCGTCATCTCGCTCGCGCTGCTCGGCTGGCTCGCCGCGAGCGGCAACTGGCGCGACGTCGGCGCCCGCCTTGCTGCGATCCCGCCGACCACGTTGCTGGCCGCGCTGGGGGGTTTCCTGCTCAGCTACCTGCTGCGTGCCGCGCGCATCCGCGATGAGTTTGCGGACGTGGCGCGCGGCCATTTCTGGGCCATGGCACGGGTCACCACCGCCCATAACGCTGCCATCAACGTGGTCCCCTTTCGCGGCGGTGAAATCGCTTTGCCGGTGCTGCTGCAGCGGGAGTTCGGGGTGCCGATGGGCCGCGCGCTTGTCTCGCTGCTTTGGTTGCGCATGCAGGACGCCTTCGTCGTGATGTTGCTCGCGGCCTGGGTCTGGCCGGGTCTGCCGCTGTGGTTGCGCAGCCTCTGGAGCCTCGGTGTGCTGTTCGCGGCCTGGGCGATCCCGGCCTGGGCGCGTAGCCACCCTGTCGGCGCCGAAGCGCCCGCGGGCTGGCAGGGCAAGCTGTTCAAGGTGCGCGCCGCTTTGGCCCATTCGACTCGCGGCGCCGTCAAGAGCTGGGCATGGACCCTGTCGAACTGGATCGTCAAACTCACGGCGCAGACGCTGCTGCTCGGCGCGCTGATCGGCCAGGCCGGCTTGCTCGCCAGCGCCGGCGTGCTCGGCGGCGAACTCGCGGCGATTCTGCCGGTACAGGGTGTCGCCGGATTCGGCACCTACGAAGCCGGCGTCGCTGCCGCGCTGACGCCGCATGGCATTACACTCGCGAGCGGGCTGCAAGCCGCGCTTGCACTGCATCTGGTCATTATTGCGGCTGCGGTAAGCGCCGGCGCGCTGGCGTTCGTCGCGCTGCCCGCCGGGCCCAAAGCCAAGGGAAACACACCATGA